In a genomic window of Streptomyces noursei ATCC 11455:
- a CDS encoding globin domain-containing protein has translation MLSEQSAPVVKATLPAVGAAIEEITALFYRKLFDAHPGLSHDLFNRGNQANGEQRQALAGSIAAFARMLLEHPDTRPDAMLARIAHKHASLGVTSDQYKVVHRHLFAAIADVLGEAVTPQVADAWDEVYWLMANALIAVEARLYEQHGTPEGGTWQRMTVVARHEETPDTLALILRPADGTPAHPFRPGQYVSVRVELPDGARQIRQYSLSGAPGRPEWRLTVKRVRAGAGPAGEVSSWLHDRARVGEVLPVSAPFGDLTLPDGDAPLLLASAGIGGTPVLAMLHHLVATGSPRPVTVVHADRSPADHAHRDELRRLVCALPHASLHLWYEDPGHQASATASASAPVTVSSGRADISGLPLPEDVTAYLCGPLAFMRTLRGDLLRHGVPPRAVHYEVFGPDLWLAQQ, from the coding sequence GTGCTCTCCGAGCAGTCCGCACCCGTCGTCAAGGCAACGCTCCCCGCCGTCGGCGCCGCCATCGAGGAGATCACCGCGCTCTTCTACCGGAAGCTGTTCGACGCCCATCCGGGGCTGTCGCACGACCTGTTCAACCGCGGCAACCAGGCCAACGGCGAGCAGCGGCAGGCCCTGGCGGGCTCCATCGCGGCCTTCGCCCGCATGCTGCTGGAGCACCCCGACACCCGCCCGGACGCGATGCTCGCCCGGATCGCGCACAAGCACGCCTCGCTCGGCGTCACCTCCGACCAGTACAAGGTCGTCCACCGGCATCTGTTCGCGGCGATCGCCGACGTCCTCGGCGAGGCCGTCACCCCACAGGTCGCCGACGCCTGGGACGAGGTCTACTGGCTGATGGCCAACGCGCTGATAGCCGTCGAAGCCCGGCTCTACGAGCAGCACGGCACCCCCGAAGGCGGCACCTGGCAGCGCATGACGGTCGTCGCCCGGCACGAGGAGACCCCGGACACGCTCGCGCTCATCCTGCGCCCCGCCGACGGCACCCCGGCCCACCCCTTCCGCCCCGGCCAGTACGTCAGCGTGCGGGTCGAACTCCCCGACGGCGCACGGCAGATCCGCCAGTACAGCCTGTCCGGCGCGCCCGGACGGCCCGAGTGGCGGCTCACCGTCAAACGCGTCCGCGCGGGGGCCGGACCGGCCGGCGAGGTGTCCTCCTGGCTGCACGACCGGGCACGCGTCGGCGAGGTGCTCCCTGTCTCCGCCCCGTTCGGAGATCTGACGCTGCCGGACGGCGACGCCCCGCTGCTGCTGGCCTCCGCCGGCATCGGCGGCACCCCCGTGCTCGCCATGCTCCACCACCTGGTCGCCACGGGATCGCCCCGGCCGGTCACCGTCGTCCACGCCGACCGCTCCCCGGCCGACCACGCGCACCGCGACGAACTGCGCCGGCTGGTGTGCGCCCTGCCCCACGCCTCGCTGCACCTGTGGTACGAGGATCCGGGCCACCAGGCATCGGCGACCGCCTCCGCCTCGGCTCCGGTGACGGTCTCCTCGGGCCGGGCCGACATCAGCGGGCTGCCCCTGCCCGAGGACGTCACCGCCTACCTCTGCGGCCCCTTGGCGTTCATGCGTACCCTGCGGGGCGACCTGCTCCGCCATGGGGTCCCGCCACGGGCGGTCCACTACGAAGTGTTCGGCCCCGACCTCTGGTTGGCGCAGCAGTAG
- a CDS encoding response regulator transcription factor gives MNQQSVQPATARPVAGPDAPLRVFILDDHEVVRRGVRDLLEAEGDIEVVGEAGDGRQALARVPAIRPQVAILDVRLGGTEGPDGDHEGIEICRELRARVPDLACLMLTSFDDDEALFDAIMAGAAGYVLKQIDGTALVRAVRTVAAGQSMLDPRTATRVMERLRGPVRDQADDAPPSALDRLSPREREVLDLIGEGLTNRQIADRLFLAEKTIKNRVSAILAKLGVGRRVQAAMVAERLKEPRA, from the coding sequence ATGAACCAGCAGTCCGTCCAGCCCGCCACCGCCCGTCCCGTCGCCGGACCGGACGCGCCACTGCGCGTCTTCATCCTCGACGACCACGAGGTGGTGCGCCGGGGAGTGCGGGACCTTCTGGAGGCCGAGGGCGACATCGAGGTCGTGGGGGAGGCGGGGGACGGCCGGCAGGCCCTCGCCCGGGTGCCGGCGATCCGGCCGCAGGTGGCCATCCTCGACGTGCGGCTGGGCGGTACCGAAGGGCCGGACGGGGACCACGAGGGGATCGAGATCTGCCGGGAGTTGCGGGCCCGCGTGCCGGATCTCGCCTGCCTGATGCTGACCTCCTTCGACGACGACGAGGCGCTGTTCGACGCCATCATGGCCGGGGCCGCGGGCTATGTCCTCAAGCAGATCGACGGCACGGCGTTGGTGCGTGCGGTCCGCACGGTGGCGGCGGGGCAGTCGATGTTGGATCCGCGCACCGCGACGCGGGTGATGGAGCGGCTGCGCGGCCCGGTCCGGGACCAGGCGGACGATGCGCCGCCGTCCGCGCTGGATCGGCTCTCGCCCCGCGAGCGGGAGGTACTCGACCTGATCGGCGAGGGATTGACGAACCGTCAGATCGCCGACCGGCTGTTCCTCGCCGAGAAGACGATCAAGAACCGGGTGTCCGCGATCCTCGCCAAGCTCGGGGTGGGCCGCCGGGTCCAGGCCGCGATGGTCGCCGAACGGCTGAAGGAGCCGCGGGCGTGA
- a CDS encoding cupin domain-containing protein, with translation MADAPRTGGAETPGAETPGGETPGGEPSSGAAPGGPVPRLLCDAQQVAAEAPGPAGVLWRLAESGRQLDANVIRIPPEGRIDTHLEPDLDVLLYVVSGDGTVETEQGPQPLAEGGLLWLPHGSRRSMTAGPGGLAYLTVHRRRPGLQIKNRTVS, from the coding sequence ATGGCTGACGCCCCCCGAACCGGCGGCGCCGAGACCCCCGGCGCCGAGACCCCCGGCGGCGAGACGCCCGGCGGCGAGCCCTCCAGCGGCGCCGCCCCCGGTGGCCCGGTGCCGCGGCTGCTCTGCGACGCCCAGCAAGTCGCCGCCGAGGCCCCTGGCCCGGCCGGTGTGCTCTGGCGCCTGGCGGAGTCCGGCCGCCAGCTCGACGCCAACGTCATACGGATCCCGCCCGAGGGCCGCATCGACACGCACCTCGAACCGGACCTCGATGTGCTCCTCTACGTAGTGTCCGGCGACGGCACCGTGGAGACCGAGCAGGGCCCGCAGCCGCTCGCCGAAGGCGGCCTGCTGTGGCTGCCCCACGGATCCCGCCGCAGCATGACCGCGGGCCCCGGCGGCCTGGCATACCTCACGGTGCACAGGCGCCGCCCCGGTCTGCAGATCAAGAACCGCACCGTCTCCTGA
- a CDS encoding response regulator, translating to MRLLIVEDEKRLATTLAKGLAAEGFAVDVAHDGREGLHLATTQGYDLLILDIMLPGMNGYRLCGTLRATGDETPILMLTAKDGEYDEAEGLDTGADDYLTKPFSYVVLLARVRALLRRRTRGGSPVLRLGDLTLDPNGRRCARGEADITLTAKEFAVLEYLASRPGQVVSKAEILEHVWDFAYDGDPNIIEVYISALRRKIDAPFGRRSITTVRGAGYRLAADRD from the coding sequence ATGCGCTTGTTGATCGTGGAGGACGAGAAACGACTCGCCACCACCCTGGCCAAGGGGCTGGCGGCGGAGGGCTTCGCCGTGGACGTGGCACACGACGGCCGGGAGGGTCTGCACCTGGCCACGACCCAGGGCTACGACCTGCTCATCCTGGACATCATGCTGCCCGGGATGAACGGCTACCGCCTCTGCGGGACCCTGCGCGCGACCGGGGACGAGACCCCGATCCTGATGCTGACCGCCAAGGACGGCGAGTACGACGAGGCCGAGGGTCTGGACACCGGCGCCGACGACTACCTCACCAAGCCGTTCTCGTACGTGGTGCTGCTGGCCCGCGTCCGCGCGCTGCTGCGCCGCCGGACCCGCGGCGGCAGCCCCGTCCTCCGGCTCGGCGACCTGACCCTGGACCCGAACGGCCGCCGTTGCGCCCGCGGCGAAGCGGACATCACGCTCACCGCCAAGGAGTTCGCGGTCCTGGAATATCTGGCGTCGCGGCCCGGCCAGGTGGTCTCCAAGGCGGAAATCCTGGAGCACGTCTGGGACTTCGCCTACGACGGCGACCCGAACATCATCGAGGTCTACATCAGCGCCCTGCGCCGGAAGATCGACGCCCCGTTCGGCCGCCGCTCGATCACCACCGTGCGTGGGGCCGGGTACCGTCTGGCGGCCGACCGTGACTGA
- a CDS encoding RrF2 family transcriptional regulator produces the protein MRLTKFTDLALRAVMRLAVAEPGAPLTTREVAEAMDVPYTHMAKAISRLQHLGVVEARRGRGGGLELTGLGHQASVGWLVRELEGEDEVVACEGDPPCPLRAACRLRRALREAQEAFYATLDPLTVSEVVASPTGPVLISLTGPRPG, from the coding sequence GTGCGGTTGACGAAGTTCACTGATCTGGCACTCCGCGCCGTGATGCGCCTGGCCGTCGCGGAGCCGGGCGCTCCCCTGACCACCCGCGAGGTGGCCGAGGCGATGGACGTGCCGTACACCCACATGGCGAAGGCGATCAGCCGACTCCAGCATCTCGGCGTGGTCGAGGCCCGCCGGGGCCGCGGCGGCGGGCTGGAGCTCACCGGCCTGGGACACCAGGCATCGGTGGGCTGGCTGGTGCGCGAGCTGGAGGGCGAGGACGAGGTCGTCGCCTGCGAGGGCGACCCGCCGTGCCCGCTGCGAGCGGCCTGCCGGCTCCGCCGGGCGCTGCGCGAGGCACAGGAGGCGTTCTACGCCACGCTCGACCCGCTGACGGTGTCGGAGGTCGTGGCATCGCCCACCGGTCCGGTGCTGATCAGCCTCACCGGTCCGCGCCCCGGCTGA
- a CDS encoding sensor histidine kinase: MTDRPAAPEPPARPPRWWGSVRARTTLASTLVVALALVAAGVAVLAVLQRNLVDSAGLQAEVAAREVATQVAVGTPFDRLDLPDEDDRPVQVVGADRTVLAAGDDLHHAPPLADFTHAPHRTGTSDDEHGDHGDDDDAPARGSAAAHVAFRTLTLRLHDDHPDGQQFRVAGLLATAPNGQIVTVYAGSSLNTERQAVSGVRDAMLIGLPALLLVVAAVTWLVTRRALRPVEGIRAELAEITDGDLSRRVPQPASRDEVARLARTTNATLAALEQSVERQRQFVADASHELRSPIASLRTQLEVARAHPDLLELDGLIEDTVRLERVASDLLLLARLDAGEQPRAQRLDLAELVRDELAHRSGDRLPVAAALPDGSFPVDASRTQLARVLGNLLDNAQRHAGSTVRVAVGHGADGAVALDVIDDGPGVPPADRERVFTRFIRLDDARTRDEGGAGLGLAIVRDVVHRHGGRIEVGDADGGGAHFTVTLPGPARSTGHRP, encoded by the coding sequence GTGACTGACCGGCCCGCCGCACCGGAGCCGCCGGCGCGCCCGCCCCGCTGGTGGGGTTCCGTCCGGGCCCGCACCACGTTGGCGTCCACGCTGGTGGTCGCCCTGGCCCTGGTCGCGGCCGGTGTCGCGGTCCTCGCCGTCCTGCAGCGCAACCTCGTCGACAGCGCCGGCCTCCAGGCGGAGGTGGCCGCCCGTGAGGTCGCCACCCAGGTCGCCGTCGGCACGCCCTTCGACCGGCTCGACCTGCCCGACGAGGACGACCGGCCCGTCCAGGTGGTCGGCGCCGACCGCACGGTGCTGGCCGCCGGCGACGATCTCCATCACGCCCCGCCGCTGGCCGACTTCACCCACGCGCCGCATCGCACCGGGACGTCGGACGACGAGCACGGGGACCACGGCGACGACGATGACGCCCCGGCCCGCGGTTCGGCCGCCGCCCATGTCGCGTTCCGCACGCTCACCCTGAGGCTGCACGACGACCACCCCGACGGCCAGCAGTTCCGGGTCGCCGGGCTGCTCGCCACCGCCCCGAACGGACAGATCGTCACCGTCTACGCGGGCTCCTCCCTCAACACCGAGCGCCAAGCGGTGAGCGGGGTCCGCGACGCCATGCTCATCGGTCTGCCCGCCCTGCTGCTCGTCGTCGCGGCGGTGACCTGGCTGGTCACCCGGCGTGCCCTGCGTCCGGTGGAGGGCATCCGGGCCGAACTCGCCGAGATCACGGACGGCGACCTGTCCCGACGGGTCCCCCAGCCCGCCTCGCGCGACGAGGTCGCCCGGCTCGCTCGGACCACCAACGCCACGCTGGCCGCGCTGGAGCAATCGGTGGAGCGGCAGCGGCAGTTCGTCGCCGACGCGTCCCACGAACTGCGCAGCCCGATCGCCTCCCTCCGTACCCAGTTGGAGGTCGCCCGCGCCCATCCGGACCTGCTGGAGCTGGACGGTCTGATCGAGGACACCGTCCGACTGGAGCGCGTCGCGTCCGACCTGCTGCTCCTGGCCCGACTGGACGCCGGCGAACAGCCCCGCGCGCAGCGCCTGGACCTGGCCGAGCTCGTCCGCGACGAACTGGCCCACCGGTCCGGCGACCGCCTCCCGGTCGCCGCCGCCCTCCCCGACGGGTCCTTCCCGGTCGACGCCAGCCGCACCCAACTCGCCCGCGTCCTGGGCAATCTGCTGGACAACGCCCAGCGGCACGCCGGCTCGACCGTCCGCGTCGCGGTGGGCCATGGCGCGGACGGCGCCGTCGCGTTGGACGTCATCGACGACGGCCCCGGAGTCCCGCCGGCCGATCGGGAGCGGGTCTTCACCCGCTTCATCCGCCTTGACGACGCCCGCACCCGCGACGAGGGCGGGGCCGGCCTGGGTCTGGCCATCGTCCGGGACGTCGTCCACCGGCACGGCGGCCGTATCGAGGTCGGCGACGCGGACGGGGGCGGCGCGCACTTCACCGTCACCCTGCCGGGCCCGGCCCGATCCACCGGCCACCGCCCGTAG
- the ctaD gene encoding aa3-type cytochrome oxidase subunit I → MRGRVTARPRRRNKVVEWLTTTDHKQIGTLYLVSAFAFFLIGGLMALLMRAELARPGTQILSNEQFNQAFTMHGSVMLLLFAMPLFTGFANWLMPLQIGAPDVAFPRLNMLAFWLFLFGSLIAAAGFLTPQGAADFGWFAYAPLSDAVHSPGVGADMWIMGVALSGFGSILGAVNFITTIICMRAPGLTMFRMPIFTWNVLLTAVLILMVFPVLAAALFALEMDRKFGSHIFDAANGGALLWQHLFWFFGHPEVYVLALPFFGIVSEIIPVFARKPMFGYIGLIAATISIAGLSVTVWAHHMYVTGGVLLPFFSFMTFLIAVPTGVKFFNWIGTMWRGSLSFETPMLWATGFLVTFVFGGLTGVILASPPLDFHVSDTYFVVAHFHYTLFGTVVYAMFAGFHFWWPKFTGKLLDERLGKITFWTLTVGFNLTFLVQHWLGAAGMPRRYADYLAADGFTTLNTLSTIGSFLLGLSFLPFFYNVWRTAKYGTEVGCDDPWGYGRSLEWVTSCPPPRHNFTALPRIRSESPAFDLHHPVVADALAAADRPTVDH, encoded by the coding sequence GTGCGCGGCCGGGTCACGGCCCGGCCGCGACGCCGGAACAAGGTGGTGGAGTGGCTCACGACCACCGACCACAAACAGATCGGCACGCTCTACCTCGTCTCGGCGTTCGCCTTCTTCCTCATCGGCGGTCTGATGGCCCTGCTGATGCGTGCCGAACTGGCCCGGCCGGGCACCCAGATCCTCTCCAACGAACAGTTCAACCAGGCGTTCACCATGCATGGTTCGGTGATGCTGCTGCTGTTCGCCATGCCGCTGTTCACCGGCTTCGCCAACTGGCTGATGCCGCTGCAGATCGGCGCCCCCGACGTGGCCTTCCCCCGGCTGAACATGCTCGCCTTCTGGCTGTTCCTGTTCGGCTCGCTGATCGCCGCGGCCGGCTTCCTCACCCCGCAGGGCGCCGCGGACTTCGGCTGGTTCGCCTATGCGCCGCTGTCCGACGCCGTCCACTCGCCCGGCGTGGGCGCCGACATGTGGATCATGGGTGTGGCGCTCTCCGGATTCGGTTCGATCCTGGGCGCGGTCAACTTCATCACCACCATCATCTGTATGCGCGCACCCGGCCTGACGATGTTCCGGATGCCGATCTTCACCTGGAACGTGCTGCTGACCGCGGTGCTGATCCTGATGGTGTTCCCGGTCCTCGCCGCCGCGCTGTTCGCCCTGGAGATGGACCGCAAGTTCGGCTCCCACATCTTCGACGCGGCCAACGGCGGCGCCCTGTTGTGGCAGCACCTCTTCTGGTTCTTCGGCCATCCCGAGGTCTACGTCCTCGCCCTGCCGTTCTTCGGCATAGTCTCCGAGATCATCCCGGTCTTCGCCCGCAAGCCGATGTTCGGCTACATCGGCCTGATCGCCGCGACCATCTCGATCGCGGGCCTCTCGGTGACGGTGTGGGCACACCACATGTACGTCACCGGCGGCGTCCTGTTGCCGTTCTTCTCCTTCATGACGTTCCTGATCGCCGTCCCCACCGGGGTGAAGTTCTTCAACTGGATCGGCACCATGTGGCGCGGCTCGCTGTCCTTCGAAACCCCGATGCTGTGGGCCACCGGCTTCCTGGTCACCTTCGTCTTCGGCGGCCTGACCGGCGTCATCCTGGCTTCCCCGCCGCTGGACTTCCACGTCTCCGACACCTACTTCGTCGTCGCGCACTTCCACTACACGCTCTTCGGCACCGTGGTGTACGCGATGTTCGCCGGATTCCACTTCTGGTGGCCCAAGTTCACCGGCAAGCTCCTCGACGAACGCCTGGGCAAGATCACCTTCTGGACGCTCACAGTGGGCTTCAACCTCACCTTCCTCGTCCAGCACTGGCTCGGCGCCGCAGGCATGCCCCGCCGCTACGCCGACTACCTCGCCGCCGACGGCTTCACCACCCTCAACACCCTCTCCACCATCGGCTCCTTCCTCCTGGGCCTGTCCTTCCTCCCGTTCTTCTACAACGTCTGGAGGACCGCCAAATACGGCACGGAGGTCGGCTGCGACGACCCCTGGGGCTACGGCCGCTCCCTGGAGTGGGTCACCTCCTGCCCGCCGCCGCGCCACAACTTCACCGCCCTGCCCCGGATCCGCAGCGAGTCCCCGGCCTTCGACCTGCACCACCCCGTGGTCGCCGACGCCCTCGCCGCGGCGGACCGTCCCACCGTCGACCACTGA
- a CDS encoding sensor histidine kinase gives MRSLLDAVMGLGRGLELPQVLRGIVEAAVTLTDAEYGALGVVDDGQLSQFLPVGMSDELIGLIGRTPCGHGILGELIRNPEPLRLTDLTRHPRSYGFPANHPPMRTFLGVPVRVRDEVFGNLYLTEKRGGGSFDADDEAVVTTLSIAAGVAIDNARMYHESRRRERWLEALGEITRSLLSGTDADEVLRLIAERAREVAGADCAAVLLPATGAADQLAVTVACGTGASRIVGLRVPVDASLPGMAVRDGRPVVSADLRADPRAYPLGRDTGSGAGEAPTGEALDEEADEAAGHGTAYGPAVAVPLQVDTGCGALRLSRLAGRPAFDDAEVTLISGFADQAVIALELARRRAESEELTVLHDRDRIARDLHDLAIQRLFATGITLQSATRLIERPEAAERVGRAVNDLDTTIKIIRSTIFGLRTTGDGKDGRGLRRDLTETVQRAAGPLGFTPALLIEGPVDATVPDGVAEHLVAVTAEALSNAARHARAAHLDVALSVTGGAVTLTVTDDGVGIGAAPHTGGLANMRARAAMHGGRLTVEPPEGGGTRIVWCVPCPTDRPPGRPAPRRAGQSPAAPGVRLTPAAPSAVRRPSRPGPGGPPRAWRGSRTPGS, from the coding sequence ATGCGCAGCCTGCTCGACGCGGTGATGGGCCTGGGGCGGGGACTGGAACTCCCGCAGGTGCTCCGAGGCATCGTGGAGGCGGCGGTCACCCTCACCGACGCCGAGTACGGCGCGCTGGGCGTGGTGGACGACGGGCAGTTGTCGCAGTTCCTCCCCGTCGGCATGTCCGACGAGCTCATCGGCCTGATCGGCCGGACGCCGTGCGGTCACGGCATCCTCGGGGAGCTGATCCGCAACCCCGAGCCGCTGCGCCTCACCGACCTGACCAGGCACCCGCGCAGCTACGGCTTTCCGGCCAACCATCCCCCGATGCGAACCTTCCTCGGGGTGCCGGTCCGGGTGCGCGACGAGGTGTTCGGCAACCTCTATCTGACCGAGAAGCGGGGCGGCGGCTCGTTCGACGCGGACGACGAGGCGGTGGTGACCACCCTGTCCATCGCGGCGGGCGTCGCCATCGACAACGCCCGCATGTACCACGAGAGCCGCCGCCGGGAGCGGTGGTTGGAGGCGTTGGGCGAGATCACCCGCAGTCTGCTGTCCGGTACGGACGCGGACGAGGTGTTGCGGTTGATCGCCGAGCGGGCCAGGGAGGTCGCCGGCGCGGACTGTGCGGCGGTGCTGCTGCCGGCGACCGGGGCAGCGGACCAGCTGGCGGTGACGGTGGCGTGCGGTACGGGCGCGAGCCGGATCGTCGGGCTGCGGGTGCCGGTCGACGCCTCGCTGCCCGGTATGGCCGTGCGCGACGGCCGGCCGGTGGTCAGCGCCGACCTGCGGGCCGACCCGCGGGCCTATCCGCTGGGCCGGGACACCGGGAGCGGGGCCGGGGAAGCGCCGACCGGGGAAGCGCTGGACGAGGAGGCCGACGAGGCCGCGGGGCACGGCACGGCATACGGGCCGGCCGTCGCGGTACCGCTCCAGGTGGACACCGGCTGTGGTGCGCTGCGGCTGAGCCGCCTGGCCGGCCGGCCCGCGTTCGACGACGCCGAGGTCACGCTGATATCGGGCTTCGCCGACCAGGCGGTGATCGCCCTGGAACTCGCCCGCCGGCGGGCCGAGTCGGAGGAGCTGACGGTCCTTCACGACCGCGATCGGATCGCCCGGGACCTGCACGACCTCGCCATCCAGCGGCTGTTCGCCACCGGCATCACGCTGCAGAGCGCGACCCGGTTGATAGAGCGGCCGGAGGCCGCCGAACGGGTCGGCCGCGCGGTCAACGACCTGGACACCACCATCAAGATCATCCGGTCCACCATCTTCGGGCTGCGCACCACCGGAGACGGCAAGGACGGCCGCGGACTGCGCCGGGACCTCACCGAGACCGTGCAGCGGGCGGCCGGCCCCCTGGGCTTCACCCCGGCGTTGCTGATCGAGGGCCCGGTGGACGCCACGGTCCCCGACGGGGTGGCCGAGCACCTCGTGGCGGTGACCGCCGAGGCGCTGAGCAACGCCGCCCGCCATGCCCGCGCCGCCCACCTGGACGTGGCCCTGTCGGTGACCGGGGGCGCAGTGACGCTGACGGTGACGGACGACGGGGTGGGAATCGGGGCGGCACCGCACACCGGGGGCCTGGCCAACATGCGGGCCAGGGCCGCGATGCACGGCGGCCGACTGACCGTCGAACCGCCGGAGGGCGGCGGCACCCGCATCGTGTGGTGCGTTCCGTGCCCGACTGACCGCCCCCCGGGGCGGCCCGCCCCGCGGAGGGCCGGTCAGTCGCCGGCCGCTCCCGGTGTCCGGCTCACGCCCGCGGCTCCTTCAGCCGTTCGGCGACCATCGCGGCCTGGACCCGGCGGCCCACCCCGAGCTTGGCGAGGATCGCGGACACCCGGTTCTTGA
- a CDS encoding globin domain-containing protein, whose translation MQQPYQPACPAPSEASGRSAPGTVGGEYHALLARHDAMRLRQRILGQGRAPVPDLAATSYDGAADQRLITQYLDLVTPFGDLIAHLYDEMFARWPYLRSLFPASMDFQRAHLARAFWYLIENLHRPAEVAAYFRQLGHDHRKLGVRPVHYEAFEAALVAALRRTAGPRWAEAVEQAWVRMLRFAVGSMVDGADAAIAEPPCWPGTVTAHERRRPDLAVLRVRVHEPYAYRAGQYAAVESPLMPQAWRHYSFASAPRPDGEVEFHIRRTGPDGVSEALVNRTRVGDVLRLGPAHGTMTLKEEDHPRDLLMVAGGTGWAPVRALLEEWASRRSTGGLPLRPPGRVHLFVGARNRTELYDAETLSQLAARHGRLRVVRVLDDDPVTPADGPMGEYGPLAEAVARDGQWSGHVAFVSGPAGMVGATVARLVAGGMLADRIRHDPVPDLMTASAGHPEAHPADGVVAGAAR comes from the coding sequence ATGCAGCAGCCCTACCAGCCCGCGTGCCCCGCCCCGTCCGAGGCGTCCGGCCGGTCCGCCCCCGGCACCGTCGGCGGCGAGTACCACGCCCTGCTCGCCCGGCACGACGCGATGCGGCTGCGGCAGCGCATCCTCGGACAAGGGCGGGCACCCGTACCGGATTTAGCCGCCACCTCCTACGACGGCGCCGCGGACCAGCGGCTGATCACCCAGTATCTGGACCTGGTCACACCCTTCGGGGACCTGATCGCCCACCTCTACGACGAGATGTTCGCCCGGTGGCCGTATCTGCGGTCGCTCTTCCCGGCGTCCATGGACTTCCAGCGCGCCCATCTCGCCCGCGCCTTCTGGTACTTGATCGAGAACCTGCACCGCCCCGCCGAGGTGGCCGCCTACTTCCGGCAGCTCGGCCACGACCACCGCAAGCTCGGCGTGCGCCCGGTGCACTACGAGGCGTTCGAGGCCGCACTGGTCGCGGCGCTGCGGCGCACCGCCGGGCCCCGCTGGGCCGAGGCGGTGGAACAGGCGTGGGTGCGGATGCTGCGCTTCGCGGTGGGCTCGATGGTCGACGGCGCCGACGCCGCGATCGCCGAACCCCCGTGCTGGCCGGGCACGGTGACCGCCCATGAACGGCGCCGCCCGGACCTCGCCGTACTGCGGGTCCGGGTGCACGAGCCGTACGCGTACCGGGCCGGCCAGTACGCGGCGGTCGAGTCCCCGCTGATGCCCCAGGCGTGGCGGCACTACTCCTTCGCCTCCGCGCCGCGACCGGACGGCGAGGTGGAGTTCCACATCCGCCGGACCGGTCCCGACGGGGTCAGCGAGGCGCTGGTGAATCGGACCAGGGTCGGCGACGTCCTACGGCTGGGACCCGCGCACGGCACGATGACGCTCAAGGAGGAGGACCACCCGCGAGACCTGCTGATGGTGGCCGGCGGCACCGGGTGGGCGCCGGTCAGGGCGCTGCTGGAGGAGTGGGCGAGCCGCCGCTCGACGGGCGGTCTCCCGCTGCGCCCGCCCGGCCGAGTGCACCTCTTCGTGGGCGCCCGCAACCGGACCGAACTGTACGACGCGGAGACGCTGTCCCAGTTGGCGGCGCGGCACGGCCGGCTGCGGGTGGTCCGGGTGCTGGACGACGACCCCGTCACACCGGCCGACGGCCCCATGGGCGAGTACGGTCCGCTGGCCGAGGCGGTGGCCCGGGACGGGCAGTGGTCCGGCCATGTCGCCTTCGTCAGCGGTCCGGCCGGCATGGTCGGTGCCACGGTCGCCCGGCTGGTCGCGGGCGGCATGCTGGCCGACCGCATCCGCCACGACCCGGTGCCGGACCTGATGACCGCGTCGGCCGGCCACCCCGAGGCGCACCCGGCCGACGGGGTGGTAGCCGGCGCGGCACGCTGA